Part of the Cohnella candidum genome, TCCCCCTGTCGATTTCTCCGCGTTCGAGAGCAAGTTCAAAGCGTTGGCCGACCAGAAGCGCCTGCAAATCATGTATGAGCTCACCCAGAGGGGAAACACATGCGTATGTGACCTGGTCGAAATCGTGGAGATGCCGCAATCCAAGCTGTCGTACCATTTGAAAATTCTGCTGGATGCGGGCTTGATTCGCCGGGAAACGAGAGGTACCTGGAGCTATTACGAGTTGAACTCCTCGGAGGTCAATCGGCTTCTGTCACCTGAATTATGCTGCATTTTCCGCAAGGACGGCGTCGAGCCGGGCGATTGCTGCTAACGGGCGGCTTTCGTCTGATTAATATATCAAAATAATTTGATTAAGAAAGGCGGTTTATCGGGAATGCATTTGAATCCTTACGCGATGGAGAAGTTCATGTTGCTAAAGCAAGAGGAAATGAACCAGGCAGCAAGCTATGCATGGTACGAGTCTGAGACGAAAGTTCGAGGGGAGACTTCGATTCTTCGGAAGATCGCAGAGAGGGTCAAACGCCGTCCTGTCCCAGTCCTCGCTATCGGGAACGGCGGAGAAACGTGTTGCGCTTCTTGTTGTTGAATTAATCAAAATAATTTGATGAATGAGGTGGCTGAAAATGAGCGAATGCTGCGTGAAGGGTCAGGGGTTACCGGTCGCGATTATCGGCGGAGGCCCGGTTGGGCTGGCGGCGGCCGCCCGCTTAGCGGCGAAAAATGAACCGTTCCTCCTGTTCGAGTCTGCAGCGGCCGTGGCCGGCAACATTCGGGAATGGAGCCATGTGCGCGTCTTTTCTCCTTGGCGGTATAACATCGATCGGGCGGCGAGGATGCTCCTTGAGGCTGAGGGTTGGACGGCGCCGGACGAGGAAGAGCTTCCTACCGGAGCGGAGCTGGTGGAACGGTATTTGGAGCCTTTGTCGCGATCGCCTTCAATCCAGCCTTATCTTCGCTTTAACGCGAAAGTCACGGCGGTCGGCCGCAAAGGGCTCAGCAAAGCCGTAACGAAGGGACGAGAACGCTTGCCGTTTGTCCTGCATGTCTTGCAAGACGGCAAGCGGAAGGTGATCGAAGCGAGGGCCGTCATTGACGCTTCCGGTACGTGGGGAAGTCCCAATCCCGCTAATTCCGGCGGCATCTGGACGGAAGACGAACTGTACGTGCACGATCGGATCGTCTACGGCATTCCCGACGTTTCGGGTCGTGACAGGGCACGCTACGCCAATCAAAAGGTCCTCGTCGTCGGCAGCGGGCATTCCGCTATCCAGGCCTTGCTTGACCTCGAGCGGCTCCAAGCGGAGGAGCCGGCCACCCGCATCGTGTGGGTCATTCGCAAACCGGATGTGGCGGCCGTTTACGGCGGACAGGAAAACGACGGTCTCCGCGGCCGCGGGGAACTGGGCATACGCATGCGGAAACTCGTGGAGTCCGGAATCGCGGAGGTGTGGACGTCGTTCCATATTGAAAGTTTTAAAGAGGAGGGCTCCGGCATAACCGTGACCGGGGAACGCCATGGGAAAACCATCCGCATCGAAGGGATCGACGAGGTGATTTGCAGCACGGGTTCCCGCCCCGATATGGATTTCTTGAAGGAAGTCCGTACGGATATGGATTCGGCAATTGAAAGCGTAAGCGCCCTTGCGCCCCTGATCGATCCGAACGTGCACAGCTGCGGGACGGTCCGGCCTCATGGGGAGAAAGAACTGCGTCAACCGGAGCGCGACTTCTACATTGTCGGATCCAAAAGCTACGGCCGGGCGCCGACCTTCCTGATGGCGACCGGGTATGAGCAGGTACGGTCCGTCGTGGCCGCGTTGACGGGGGATTGGGATGCCGCATCGAACGTTGAGCTGGAATTGCCGGAAACGGGGGTTTGCGGCGTGGGTGCAGGCGGCTCGGGATGCTGCGGGTAATTCCTTTTTTACACAAGCTCCGACGCTGGGCTATAATAGGAGAATTATCCCCGCGGCCAAGGAGCGATCGTCATGCAAGCATTGAAAGATAAAATCGTCAGGGAAGGCATCGTGCTGAACGAGAACGTGCTTAAGGTCGACTCCTTCCTTAACCACCGGGTCGATCCCGAGCTCATGGCCGGCATCGGAAAAGCGTTCGCGGAGCGTTTTGTCGATTCTTCCGTCGACCTTGTACTTACGCTGGAGTCGTCCGGTATCGCGCCTGCGTTAATGGCGGCGCTGGAGTTGAAGGTCCCATTGATCTTCGCGCGCAAACAACTGTCGCTGACGATGAAAGAGGACCTCCATGTCGAGCCGGTCTATTCTTTCACGAAACAGGTGCAGTCCCAAGTCGCCGTCTCCCGCAAGTTCCTGTCCGAGGGGCAAGACGTGCTGATCATCGACGACTTTCTGGCACACGGAGAAGCGGCGTTCGGCATGGCGCGGATCGTCGAAGCGGCCGGATCCCGAGTAGCCGGGATCGGCATTGTCATCGAGAAGGCGTTCCAAAACGGCCACGCCAAATTGGCGGAAGCGGGATACCGCGTGGAATCGCTGGCCCGCGTCGCCTCGCTCGCTGATCATCGCGTCACGTTTGCCGAATAAATTATAGAGCGCTAAACCGACCTCCGCGGGTCGGTTTTTCGTTCGTATTAGGAGGCACCGGGGGATGTTGTGTCAGCGCCGAATCCGCTTCTCCTGCCCATGGAGTCGCAAAAAAGATAAATGAGGAATTGGATCGGAACGGAATATGCGTAATGCCAATGGTCCATCGAATAGACGTCGATCCACCGAAAGAACGGTTCACCGACGAACGACGTCACGATGGCAAAGAAAGCGGCTTTCGCGTAACGGCTGGCTTGCGGCTTCACGAGCCTCAGCGCGAGAATCGACACCGGCATCAGCGTGAAATCCCAGGGGAAGTAGCTGGGCAACGTGGGAACCACTTCGTACCGGTAGTGCCATAAGCCAATTTGGGCACCGCAAATATCAAGCGTAACGGATATCACGATGGCATACAGCGCCACGTATAGGGAACGGTCCGTGCCCGCCTTTCTTTTGAATAGCATCCATAAAATCCAAGGTGCGATGGTCAAAAATAATCCGAACCACCATTGCCAGGAATATAAGACGTACTCTCTCCAGATATCGATTTTCTGAAGGACGAGATCGACGGTTTTTCTAGTGTTTTCGTCGGTTATGTCAATGAACTTTTCGTTCAGGAACATCTGCAGCACCTGCTTTGGTTCCGAATGTACATGTTGGGTAGTTTATTCCACGGAAACCGAATTCATCCCCGCGGCGAACGGCGAAGAAACGCGGACCGGTACGAACGCCCAAGCGCGGCCCGGCATACGATGTAGGACCTACACTGTATGCTTGGAGAGTGATTCCCGGTGGACATTCGGTTAACGGCACTGCACTGGGTATATCTGGCTTTCATCGTGTTTATTTTGGCGATTCTGGTGAGACGCAGGGACACGACGCTGATCTGCGTGGCCGGCATTTTCACGCTCGGTTTGATTGCGACCGAAACGTTGAACGGCGCGGTTTCCGGCATTTTCAACAGCTTCATCTACGCGACCAAAGAGCTGCTCGGCACCATCTTCATCATCTCGATCATCGTGGCGATGAGCCGGGTGCTCATCATCACGGGAATCAACGAGACGATGGTCCGTCCGCTGACGCGGTTTCTCAGAACGCCTGCGCAGGCTTTTTGGGGAATCGGCTTCATCATGCTGGTGGCCTCGCTGTTCTTCTGGCCTTCGCCGGGCGTCGCGCTAATCGGCGCGGTGTTGCTGCCTGT contains:
- a CDS encoding CBO0543 family protein gives rise to the protein MFLNEKFIDITDENTRKTVDLVLQKIDIWREYVLYSWQWWFGLFLTIAPWILWMLFKRKAGTDRSLYVALYAIVISVTLDICGAQIGLWHYRYEVVPTLPSYFPWDFTLMPVSILALRLVKPQASRYAKAAFFAIVTSFVGEPFFRWIDVYSMDHWHYAYSVPIQFLIYLFCDSMGRRSGFGADTTSPGAS
- a CDS encoding xanthine phosphoribosyltransferase, whose protein sequence is MQALKDKIVREGIVLNENVLKVDSFLNHRVDPELMAGIGKAFAERFVDSSVDLVLTLESSGIAPALMAALELKVPLIFARKQLSLTMKEDLHVEPVYSFTKQVQSQVAVSRKFLSEGQDVLIIDDFLAHGEAAFGMARIVEAAGSRVAGIGIVIEKAFQNGHAKLAEAGYRVESLARVASLADHRVTFAE
- a CDS encoding ArsR/SmtB family transcription factor, with amino-acid sequence MKELPVIPRTSPPVDFSAFESKFKALADQKRLQIMYELTQRGNTCVCDLVEIVEMPQSKLSYHLKILLDAGLIRRETRGTWSYYELNSSEVNRLLSPELCCIFRKDGVEPGDCC
- a CDS encoding NAD(P)-binding domain-containing protein, which produces MSECCVKGQGLPVAIIGGGPVGLAAAARLAAKNEPFLLFESAAAVAGNIREWSHVRVFSPWRYNIDRAARMLLEAEGWTAPDEEELPTGAELVERYLEPLSRSPSIQPYLRFNAKVTAVGRKGLSKAVTKGRERLPFVLHVLQDGKRKVIEARAVIDASGTWGSPNPANSGGIWTEDELYVHDRIVYGIPDVSGRDRARYANQKVLVVGSGHSAIQALLDLERLQAEEPATRIVWVIRKPDVAAVYGGQENDGLRGRGELGIRMRKLVESGIAEVWTSFHIESFKEEGSGITVTGERHGKTIRIEGIDEVICSTGSRPDMDFLKEVRTDMDSAIESVSALAPLIDPNVHSCGTVRPHGEKELRQPERDFYIVGSKSYGRAPTFLMATGYEQVRSVVAALTGDWDAASNVELELPETGVCGVGAGGSGCCG